A single window of Paenibacillus sp. SYP-B4298 DNA harbors:
- the ltaE gene encoding low-specificity L-threonine aldolase, translating into MQADAKIELRSDTFTLPTAAMLEAMMQAELGDDVYGEDPTVNRLEAKAADMLGKEAAIFMPSGTMANLAAILAHCPRGSKVLVGDETDIYIYEAAGASVCGGIMYEPIRTHADGRLDLEHLHSAIPRNPADPQFALPGLLCLENPHNRMGGRILPLSYLEEIRGIANEHRIPVHMDGARLWNASVAMGVPAAVIADYADSLQFCLSKGLSAPIGSMVVGSEAFIHKVYRIRKMLGGGMRQAGVIAAAGLVALDHMIERLGEDHSNAKRLAEGLSAIPGISCDPGTVETNIVFFRVTDPRFTWESFVQKLGQQHVYVDELGHGRIRAVTHAGVSSRQIEQALHIIQDTLV; encoded by the coding sequence ATGCAGGCTGACGCCAAAATTGAACTTCGCAGCGATACGTTTACGTTGCCTACTGCCGCAATGCTGGAAGCCATGATGCAGGCCGAGCTTGGAGATGATGTGTATGGGGAAGATCCAACCGTGAACAGGCTGGAGGCCAAGGCAGCGGACATGCTCGGGAAGGAAGCCGCCATTTTTATGCCTAGCGGAACGATGGCTAATCTGGCCGCCATCCTGGCCCACTGTCCGCGCGGGTCCAAGGTGCTCGTCGGCGACGAGACGGATATCTACATCTATGAAGCGGCGGGAGCGAGTGTATGCGGAGGAATTATGTACGAGCCCATCAGAACCCATGCAGACGGCAGGCTTGATCTGGAGCACTTGCACAGCGCTATTCCGCGTAATCCGGCAGATCCGCAATTTGCCCTGCCGGGGCTGCTCTGTCTGGAGAACCCCCATAATCGCATGGGCGGTCGGATACTCCCGCTGTCTTACTTGGAGGAGATTCGGGGGATAGCCAACGAGCACAGGATTCCTGTGCATATGGATGGCGCCCGTCTATGGAATGCTTCCGTCGCCATGGGCGTACCGGCAGCCGTTATCGCCGATTATGCCGACTCGCTCCAGTTCTGTCTCTCCAAGGGCTTGTCTGCCCCTATAGGCTCCATGGTGGTAGGCAGCGAGGCGTTCATTCACAAGGTCTACCGAATTCGAAAAATGCTCGGAGGGGGGATGCGACAGGCGGGAGTCATCGCAGCCGCGGGACTCGTTGCTCTAGACCACATGATAGAGCGATTGGGGGAGGATCATTCGAATGCCAAGCGGCTGGCAGAGGGACTGTCAGCCATACCAGGGATTTCATGCGATCCTGGGACGGTCGAGACCAATATTGTGTTTTTTCGAGTTACTGATCCCCGGTTCACATGGGAGAGCTTCGTACAGAAGCTAGGTCAACAGCACGTATATGTCGATGAGCTTGGACATGGCCGCATTCGTGCAGTGACCCACGCTGGAGTTAGCTCCCGACAGATCGAGCAGGCTCTGCATATCATTCAGGACACGCTGGTATGA
- a CDS encoding cytochrome P450: protein MPTNAMKSSHINLAEVDLLDPQLYSHGEPYAVWDVMRRDAPVHWQKVSEELGFWSVTRYKDAVKVLKDYNTFTSEQGSLLNLLGMKDPAGGKQMAVTDPPRHTQIRRPLQRGFHNNSIDKHEEQLREAIRTLVAPCLEPGGVDFAQAMFEMSIAVSGCIMQLPEDDWPLLTRLTMMAIAPDDAEYMLPEGSEATLQRAHRELFGYFMDMVEQRRRSPGQDLISILMNVEVDGARMDMGTVISNCYSILLGATVTTPHAASLSFLELVRKDLYREFAAHPECMDSGIAEVFRWSSPASHFMRHATRDTEINGTPIKQGDAVVVWLGSANRDEEVFADPYTFDIRRTPNPHIAFGSGCHHCIGHTTAKQTMTMLYEELFANYEGFEIIGPVEYLGSNFISGIKHMPVRGYARKLQGVE from the coding sequence ATGCCAACGAATGCCATGAAATCATCTCATATCAATTTAGCGGAAGTGGATTTGCTGGACCCTCAGTTATACAGCCATGGCGAGCCTTACGCCGTATGGGATGTCATGCGCAGAGATGCGCCTGTTCATTGGCAGAAGGTTAGCGAGGAGCTGGGGTTCTGGTCGGTCACCAGATATAAGGATGCCGTCAAGGTGTTGAAGGACTATAACACATTCACCTCCGAGCAGGGAAGCCTGCTTAATCTGCTCGGTATGAAGGACCCGGCGGGCGGGAAACAGATGGCGGTCACAGACCCGCCGCGGCATACCCAGATTCGCCGCCCGCTTCAGCGCGGCTTCCATAACAATTCGATCGACAAGCATGAGGAGCAATTGCGTGAAGCGATTCGCACCTTGGTAGCTCCTTGTCTGGAGCCCGGCGGTGTTGATTTTGCTCAGGCGATGTTTGAGATGTCCATAGCGGTGAGCGGGTGCATTATGCAATTGCCTGAGGATGATTGGCCGCTGCTGACCCGGCTTACGATGATGGCGATTGCTCCTGATGATGCAGAGTACATGCTGCCTGAGGGGAGTGAAGCGACCCTGCAGCGGGCGCATCGCGAGCTGTTCGGCTACTTCATGGATATGGTGGAGCAGCGGCGCCGTTCTCCAGGGCAAGATTTGATCAGCATTCTGATGAATGTAGAAGTGGATGGAGCCCGGATGGATATGGGGACTGTGATTTCCAATTGCTACAGCATTTTACTTGGAGCGACGGTTACGACGCCGCATGCTGCCAGCTTGTCGTTCCTGGAGCTGGTCAGGAAGGACTTGTACCGTGAATTTGCAGCACACCCGGAATGCATGGACAGCGGGATCGCAGAGGTGTTCCGCTGGTCGTCTCCGGCGAGTCATTTCATGAGACATGCAACCCGCGATACGGAGATCAACGGGACACCAATCAAGCAAGGCGACGCAGTCGTGGTGTGGCTCGGGTCAGCCAATCGCGATGAGGAGGTCTTCGCCGACCCCTATACGTTCGACATTCGGCGAACCCCCAATCCCCATATTGCGTTTGGCAGCGGCTGTCATCATTGCATCGGTCACACAACGGCGAAGCAGACGATGACTATGCTGTATGAGGAGCTGTTCGCGAATTACGAGGGATTCGAAATCATCGGTCCCGTCGAATATCTGGGCTCCAACTTTATTAGCGGCATCAAACATATGCCTGTTCGCGGGTATGCACGAAAATTGCAAGGGGTGGAGTAA
- a CDS encoding thioesterase II family protein, giving the protein MEYVIEGTEVSDNAWLLREPSPFAKARLFCIPYSGCGASMYRHWPEYIGKIEVCPIQPPGRENRFHEPTYTSYEQLAENLNEALLPYMDRPFAFFGHCGSALPSYEASVQLMQNGGPLPSHLFISSQVAPHEGPYGRFLELDDQGLAAEIELLINKMGGKPLPDIIELNTGIMRSDLEANRRYTRSGPQALDFPLTAIGWNGDQEVDPSLLAGWSEYGQASFKVLDGDHHQFLQAPMELLGTIAEAMRPHI; this is encoded by the coding sequence GTGGAATACGTAATTGAAGGAACGGAAGTAAGTGACAATGCCTGGCTTCTCAGAGAACCCTCTCCATTTGCCAAGGCGCGTTTGTTTTGCATTCCCTACTCCGGGTGCGGTGCGAGCATGTACCGCCACTGGCCCGAATATATCGGCAAGATCGAGGTGTGCCCGATCCAGCCGCCCGGTCGCGAGAACAGGTTCCATGAACCGACCTATACCTCGTATGAGCAGCTTGCCGAGAATCTTAATGAAGCCCTGCTGCCGTATATGGATCGGCCCTTTGCATTCTTTGGTCATTGCGGCTCGGCGCTGCCGAGCTACGAGGCCTCCGTCCAGTTGATGCAAAATGGCGGGCCTTTGCCTTCACACTTATTTATCTCCTCTCAGGTTGCTCCGCACGAAGGACCCTATGGCAGGTTCCTGGAGCTGGACGATCAGGGGCTTGCTGCAGAGATTGAGCTGTTGATTAACAAGATGGGCGGGAAGCCCTTGCCAGACATTATTGAACTGAACACAGGAATTATGCGCTCCGATCTTGAAGCGAATCGCCGTTATACACGGAGCGGGCCACAAGCCCTCGATTTCCCGCTCACGGCCATCGGTTGGAATGGAGACCAAGAGGTAGACCCGTCCTTATTAGCCGGATGGAGCGAATATGGACAAGCCTCCTTCAAGGTGCTGGATGGGGATCATCATCAATTTTTGCAGGCTCCGATGGAACTGCTCGGCACGATTGCGGAAGCGATGCGGCCCCATATCTAA
- a CDS encoding ATP-grasp domain-containing protein, with amino-acid sequence MSKLVFIEANTTGTGMLALTRASAWGLEPVLYTNHPARYSGLAETGCAVHVCDTNDLEQLRRQLADTVSAGEIRGVTTTSEFYLEQVASLTAAYRLPGNSIEVIRNVRNKAETRSILAQAGILQPRFKVVRHESELDAAIRSVGLPCIVKPTQDSGSNGVRLCSSLEIAQEHMSSILSVKFNVRGQAAPEEVLIEEYVEAPEYSVETISWQGQTKVVGITQKSLAGFPYFIEAGHLFPAQLPPKQADAMNQTVLRALEVVGFSHGAAHTEVKWTEDGCSIIEINGRLAGGMIPELIRLTTGWDMLEQHLLCAYRGPDIRQVTYQGTAGIRFLMSKMEGQLAQVTGVEQAARMSKVKDVNVNIVPGEYVAPPQNAYQRLGYVIAHGESLEETARTLDDATELIQFITMQQDR; translated from the coding sequence GTGTCTAAGCTGGTGTTCATTGAAGCCAATACGACCGGTACAGGTATGCTTGCCTTGACCCGTGCTTCAGCGTGGGGCTTGGAGCCTGTATTGTATACGAACCATCCGGCAAGGTATTCGGGCCTGGCAGAAACGGGATGTGCGGTGCACGTTTGCGACACGAATGATCTGGAGCAATTGCGGCGACAGCTTGCAGATACGGTGAGCGCAGGGGAAATTCGGGGGGTGACGACAACAAGTGAGTTCTACCTTGAGCAGGTAGCTTCGTTAACGGCAGCGTATCGTCTCCCCGGCAATTCTATCGAGGTCATCCGCAATGTTCGAAACAAAGCGGAAACACGCAGCATTCTCGCACAGGCAGGCATTCTTCAGCCGCGCTTCAAGGTGGTGCGACATGAATCGGAGCTGGATGCCGCCATTCGCAGCGTTGGCCTGCCGTGCATCGTCAAGCCGACGCAGGACAGCGGCTCCAACGGAGTTCGTCTCTGCTCTAGCCTTGAGATCGCTCAAGAGCATATGTCGAGCATTCTTAGCGTCAAGTTCAATGTGCGTGGTCAAGCAGCGCCGGAGGAGGTGCTGATTGAGGAGTATGTCGAGGCTCCGGAATATAGCGTCGAGACGATCAGTTGGCAGGGGCAGACCAAGGTCGTCGGCATTACTCAGAAATCACTCGCCGGGTTTCCTTATTTCATTGAAGCGGGCCATCTGTTTCCTGCACAGCTACCTCCCAAGCAGGCCGATGCTATGAATCAAACCGTGCTTCGGGCACTTGAGGTCGTCGGTTTTAGTCATGGAGCAGCGCATACGGAGGTCAAATGGACGGAGGACGGATGCTCGATCATTGAGATCAATGGTCGTCTGGCGGGGGGGATGATTCCCGAGTTGATTCGCTTGACTACAGGATGGGATATGTTGGAGCAGCATCTACTGTGCGCCTATCGCGGTCCCGACATTCGACAGGTAACCTACCAGGGGACAGCGGGAATCCGATTCCTGATGTCTAAGATGGAAGGACAACTCGCCCAAGTCACAGGGGTAGAACAAGCTGCCAGGATGAGCAAGGTGAAGGACGTGAACGTGAATATTGTGCCGGGGGAGTATGTAGCGCCTCCACAAAACGCCTATCAACGCTTGGGATATGTCATTGCTCACGGAGAGAGCTTAGAGGAGACGGCTCGGACGCTTGACGATGCAACAGAGCTTATACAATTTATTACAATGCAGCAGGACAGGTAG
- a CDS encoding amino acid adenylation domain-containing protein: MDGLNFPNLCLHELFEQQVERTPQQVAVIMNDSRLTYEELHKQSSQLGHYLIHKGVVPDTPVGVCMKRSPAMIVALLGILKAGGAYVPLDPEAPYARNHHMLTEAGARYCIADPEGMADSSCIAEEMLVYPALYGELEKLSACSPRTEVQPEHLVSIYYTSGSTGKPKGVMNRHQGWVTALLSLQSALRLQPGETVLHKTTLTFDDAAMEIFWPLLTGGTVALLEPGLHQDPEAIVEAVIAYDVSFLVLVSSVLGRVMDVVKPQQIQQMTHLRGCFGGGEALPVQMGRRYMQLGMPGDLYNLWGATELSIGTTLHLCTPKDFVGEGQISIGTPLPNSRVYILDHNLRKVAVGVAGDVYVAGNGLSRGYLHDPERTSAVFLDDPFVKGERMYRTGDQAYAQEDGSLYFVGRSDHQVKIRGIRVELGEIEAALLADADVREAVVMLREDIPDHQRLTAYVVLYPGRSRSAGQIRESLKIRLPAFMIPHFMMVMEELPLNPNGKIDRHALPIPSPDSADSPMITEPQTLMEAFLARTFSDILRLEEVGRTDDFFEIGGDSISASRVISTLRSYTELTLPLALIFEHRNVKDLAQHLEERGYRGEALIEQAIFPSGRSDAQAMSFAQERMWFLQQVDPLDPVYNEPLAFRIEGKLDTSALQAALNELVQRHEVLRTTFAIENDQPVPIIAGEGELQLEIIQVDASIEGHLESLLQHRLTEEARKPFDLEKGPLIRMVLLKLGEESSVLFINMHHIITDAWSNVMFLNELNILYTAYLDNKPSPLRDLPFQYSDYAAWHKEWVQNHVLRTQLDFWKNELSGELPVLQLPTDEPRLPVQTFEGDKVYFSLSKQWMSRIQALSRQTEASAYMILQAVFSIMLHRYSGQKDMIIGSPLANRNQREFEQMLGFFVNTVAIRSHFKGEDGFRVYLQQVKERCLNIYEHQDVPFELLVRELQPERNPAYSPIVQVMFAYQNKLEEMLELGSLGVTSIEVNSKTARYDLTLYLKETAGGQLAGTFEYNTHLFRRATIDRLVASFTSLLEAILSDPEQNISQLPLLSRDERQRMLYAWNDTFAAFPSELCLHELIERQARETPKLIAAIYQDQELTYEELEKQSNQLAHEILLHDLGEKKVVGVVVERSLELVISLMAILKAGAAFVPIDIELPTSRIRLLLQDADVLVCLAQEHVRQKLNVDGITIICPDSEWERIERQPTTRPERRATADSPVSIYYTSGSTGKPKGVINVHRGWVNRMCWMQKQFQLRHGESVLQKTTLTFDDAAVELFWPLMCGGRVVLLEPGLHRDPRSIIDACIQHEIVHVQFVPSMLNLVLDEVTPEDRERLYKLRSTISSGEALAANTVKRFFVKLPGTLNNTWGATEVSIDSTLHVATMEDAEAEGAVCIGKPFDNNRCYVLDEYLQPVPPGVTGHLYLAGAGLAQGYLNMPERTAQSFQPDPFFQGERMYHTGDLGFYRPDGSLQFVGRADNQVKIRGMRVELGEIEAVLLQHANAKEAVVIVEEGTPGIKRLVAYVVSLNSTIDICEELRQLTKDMLPDYMVPSFIIQLDRMPLNANGKVDRSQLVKPERMQHYAAAAFIEPRTEMEEYLAGIWSELLHMNTIGVQDHFFDLGGHSLLATQVVSRIRRQLMLEIPLREVLLNPTIEQLASRLEMLLYEQIEQMSEEEVEMWMNR, translated from the coding sequence GTGGATGGCTTGAATTTTCCGAATCTGTGCCTTCATGAGCTCTTCGAGCAGCAGGTTGAACGGACTCCGCAGCAGGTTGCGGTTATCATGAACGATTCACGCCTCACATATGAGGAGCTGCACAAGCAGTCGAGCCAGCTTGGACATTACCTCATCCATAAGGGCGTAGTGCCTGATACACCGGTAGGGGTTTGCATGAAGCGTTCACCCGCCATGATTGTGGCACTGCTTGGGATATTAAAGGCAGGCGGCGCTTACGTTCCCCTTGACCCCGAAGCGCCATATGCCAGGAACCACCACATGCTGACCGAAGCAGGAGCACGCTATTGTATTGCTGATCCAGAGGGGATGGCGGACTCTTCCTGTATTGCCGAGGAGATGCTTGTATATCCGGCCTTGTACGGTGAGCTTGAGAAGCTGTCTGCCTGTTCGCCGCGCACCGAGGTACAGCCCGAGCATCTCGTTTCTATCTATTATACATCAGGCTCTACTGGCAAGCCCAAGGGGGTTATGAACAGGCATCAAGGCTGGGTGACGGCTCTATTGTCCCTGCAGAGTGCTCTGCGCCTGCAACCCGGTGAGACCGTGCTACATAAAACGACACTGACCTTCGACGATGCGGCTATGGAGATTTTTTGGCCGCTTCTTACCGGCGGCACTGTTGCGCTTCTCGAACCGGGGCTGCACCAGGACCCTGAAGCGATCGTTGAGGCGGTCATTGCGTATGACGTCTCCTTCCTTGTGCTCGTCTCCAGTGTTCTGGGCAGGGTGATGGATGTTGTGAAGCCGCAGCAGATCCAGCAGATGACGCATTTAAGAGGCTGCTTCGGAGGCGGAGAGGCACTGCCTGTCCAGATGGGGAGGCGGTACATGCAGCTTGGCATGCCAGGGGATTTATACAATCTATGGGGGGCGACGGAATTATCGATCGGAACGACCTTGCATCTCTGTACGCCGAAGGACTTTGTGGGGGAAGGGCAGATATCCATTGGAACTCCCTTGCCTAACAGCCGAGTGTATATTTTGGATCACAATCTTCGCAAGGTAGCTGTGGGTGTTGCCGGCGATGTGTACGTCGCGGGCAACGGTCTGTCAAGAGGTTACCTCCATGACCCTGAGCGCACAAGCGCCGTGTTCCTCGATGATCCATTTGTGAAGGGGGAACGAATGTATCGAACGGGGGATCAAGCCTATGCTCAAGAGGATGGGAGCCTGTACTTCGTAGGGCGATCTGATCATCAGGTCAAAATTCGGGGCATCCGCGTTGAGCTTGGCGAGATCGAGGCCGCGTTATTGGCCGATGCCGATGTTAGAGAAGCTGTTGTGATGCTTCGCGAGGATATTCCCGATCATCAGCGCCTGACGGCCTACGTTGTCCTATACCCCGGCCGATCCAGGTCGGCGGGGCAAATCAGGGAGTCACTAAAGATCAGACTGCCAGCCTTCATGATTCCGCACTTTATGATGGTGATGGAGGAGCTTCCGCTCAACCCCAATGGCAAGATAGATCGTCATGCTTTACCGATCCCCTCTCCCGACAGCGCCGATTCTCCTATGATTACCGAACCTCAAACGCTGATGGAGGCATTTCTGGCAAGAACGTTCTCGGATATATTGCGACTTGAGGAAGTGGGACGAACAGACGATTTTTTTGAGATAGGGGGGGACTCTATCTCTGCCTCCAGGGTCATCAGCACTCTTCGTTCATATACAGAGCTGACTTTGCCGCTTGCACTGATCTTCGAGCATCGAAACGTCAAGGATTTGGCGCAGCATCTGGAGGAAAGGGGATACCGGGGCGAGGCCCTGATTGAGCAGGCTATATTTCCATCCGGCAGGTCGGACGCGCAGGCGATGTCTTTTGCCCAGGAGCGCATGTGGTTTCTACAGCAGGTCGATCCCCTAGACCCGGTGTACAATGAGCCATTAGCCTTTCGAATCGAAGGCAAGCTCGATACTAGCGCGCTGCAAGCCGCTCTGAACGAATTGGTTCAGCGGCACGAGGTGCTCAGGACGACGTTTGCGATTGAAAATGACCAGCCTGTACCGATCATTGCAGGGGAGGGCGAGCTTCAACTGGAGATCATCCAAGTGGACGCGAGTATCGAGGGGCATTTGGAATCGCTGCTACAGCACAGATTAACGGAGGAAGCGCGGAAGCCCTTCGATCTGGAGAAGGGGCCACTTATTCGAATGGTTTTATTGAAGCTCGGCGAGGAGAGCAGCGTTCTCTTTATCAACATGCATCATATCATTACAGACGCATGGTCGAATGTGATGTTCCTGAATGAACTCAATATTCTATACACAGCTTACCTCGATAACAAGCCTAGTCCTCTGCGGGATCTGCCGTTCCAATATAGCGATTATGCTGCATGGCATAAGGAATGGGTTCAGAATCATGTCCTTCGGACGCAGCTTGATTTCTGGAAGAACGAGCTTTCGGGGGAACTGCCGGTTCTGCAATTGCCGACAGATGAGCCGAGGCTGCCTGTACAAACCTTTGAAGGGGATAAAGTCTACTTTTCATTGTCCAAGCAGTGGATGTCGCGTATTCAGGCGCTGAGCAGGCAGACAGAAGCCTCTGCATATATGATTTTACAGGCGGTCTTCAGCATCATGCTCCATCGTTATTCCGGTCAAAAGGATATGATCATCGGCTCCCCCCTAGCTAATAGGAACCAGCGAGAATTCGAGCAAATGCTGGGATTTTTCGTAAATACGGTAGCCATTCGCAGCCACTTCAAGGGTGAAGACGGTTTTCGTGTTTATTTGCAGCAAGTCAAGGAACGATGCCTTAACATCTACGAGCATCAGGATGTCCCGTTCGAACTGTTGGTCAGGGAGCTGCAGCCCGAACGAAATCCAGCGTACTCCCCCATCGTTCAGGTCATGTTCGCTTATCAAAACAAACTGGAGGAAATGCTGGAGCTTGGCAGTTTAGGTGTCACCTCCATTGAGGTTAATAGCAAGACGGCACGCTATGACTTGACTCTGTATCTGAAGGAGACGGCTGGCGGTCAGTTAGCGGGTACGTTCGAATACAATACGCATTTGTTCAGGAGGGCAACGATCGATCGGCTGGTCGCAAGCTTCACCTCCCTGCTGGAAGCCATCTTAAGCGATCCTGAACAGAATATCTCGCAGCTTCCTCTGTTATCAAGGGACGAGCGCCAGCGTATGCTGTATGCGTGGAACGATACCTTTGCTGCGTTTCCTTCCGAGCTATGTCTGCATGAGCTTATTGAACGTCAGGCGCGCGAGACACCGAAGCTTATAGCGGCCATCTATCAGGATCAGGAGCTGACCTATGAGGAGCTGGAGAAGCAATCCAATCAACTTGCTCATGAGATTCTGCTGCACGATCTGGGTGAAAAGAAGGTTGTGGGTGTTGTCGTGGAACGTTCATTGGAGCTCGTCATCAGCCTGATGGCGATCTTGAAGGCTGGCGCTGCTTTCGTCCCGATTGACATCGAGCTGCCCACGAGCAGGATTCGGCTCTTACTACAAGATGCGGATGTGCTCGTATGCCTGGCCCAGGAGCATGTGAGACAAAAGCTGAATGTGGACGGCATCACCATCATATGTCCCGATTCGGAGTGGGAGCGTATCGAGCGGCAGCCAACGACCCGGCCCGAACGAAGGGCAACGGCAGATTCTCCTGTGTCGATTTACTATACGTCAGGATCTACCGGCAAGCCGAAGGGGGTCATTAATGTTCACCGAGGCTGGGTCAATCGAATGTGCTGGATGCAGAAGCAGTTTCAACTGCGGCACGGGGAGAGCGTGCTTCAGAAAACCACGCTCACATTCGATGACGCTGCCGTGGAGTTATTCTGGCCGCTAATGTGCGGCGGGCGTGTCGTGCTGCTGGAGCCCGGCTTGCACCGTGATCCCCGTTCAATCATTGATGCGTGCATTCAACATGAGATCGTTCACGTCCAGTTTGTTCCAAGCATGCTGAATCTGGTGCTGGATGAGGTTACGCCTGAAGATCGGGAGCGATTATATAAGCTACGCAGTACGATTTCATCCGGTGAAGCGCTGGCTGCGAACACGGTCAAACGTTTCTTCGTCAAGCTGCCTGGCACACTTAACAATACGTGGGGAGCTACTGAGGTCTCCATTGATTCTACGCTGCACGTAGCGACAATGGAGGATGCGGAAGCTGAGGGTGCGGTATGTATCGGCAAGCCGTTCGACAATAACAGATGTTACGTGCTCGATGAATATCTGCAGCCAGTCCCTCCAGGAGTTACGGGTCATCTGTATCTTGCCGGCGCAGGTCTGGCTCAGGGTTATCTGAATATGCCGGAGCGGACAGCTCAGTCCTTCCAGCCGGACCCGTTCTTCCAGGGGGAACGGATGTATCATACAGGCGATCTCGGCTTCTATCGGCCTGACGGTTCACTCCAGTTTGTAGGAAGGGCCGATAATCAAGTGAAAATACGTGGCATGCGGGTGGAGCTGGGCGAGATCGAAGCCGTGTTGCTGCAGCATGCAAACGCCAAAGAAGCTGTTGTGATCGTTGAGGAGGGGACGCCAGGTATCAAACGACTTGTGGCCTACGTCGTGTCCTTGAACAGCACCATCGACATATGCGAGGAGCTCCGACAACTGACGAAGGATATGCTGCCGGATTATATGGTGCCTTCATTTATTATACAGCTTGATCGGATGCCGCTGAATGCGAATGGCAAGGTGGATCGCAGCCAGCTTGTTAAGCCGGAGCGAATGCAGCATTATGCTGCGGCAGCCTTCATCGAGCCTCGAACAGAGATGGAGGAATACCTCGCTGGCATATGGAGCGAGCTGCTCCATATGAACACTATCGGTGTTCAGGATCATTTCTTCGATCTGGGCGGGCACTCCTTGCTGGCGACACAGGTCGTATCGCGGATTCGCCGCCAGTTGATGCTTGAGATTCCGTTGCGTGAAGTGCTGCTCAATCCGACCATAGAGCAGCTCGCATCCAGGCTCGAGATGCTTCTCTATGAACAGATCGAGCAGATGAGCGAGGAAGAAGTAGAGATGTGGATGAATCGCTGA
- a CDS encoding PLP-dependent cysteine synthase family protein: MICTNIIESIGNTPLVQLNPIQGKGNVFAKMELMNPFGMKDRVAKQIILEAKRTGELKEGAPIIESSSGTMACGVAMVGACLGHQVHIVTDPRIDSITLAKLTSLGCNIEIVERMGTNGWQSARLQRLHEMMDRLPGAYWPRQYENPNNPVAYSALAEEVMSGLGHVDFLIAAVGSGGSMTGTARALKRYNPNLKVIAVDCTGSVIFGQPDRSGRLQGGLGNSIIAPNVDHSLVDEVHWLNDEEAFAATLALAREQQIFAGNSSGSVYVVARWLQSCVPQHTNILAIFPDRGDRYVDTIYSHQYRVVKQIDGLVLPEEPQLVPYRTVVHSWSYARLEGVAQRV, encoded by the coding sequence TTGATTTGTACAAATATAATCGAGTCGATAGGAAATACGCCTTTGGTGCAGTTAAACCCGATTCAGGGCAAGGGGAACGTGTTTGCCAAGATGGAATTAATGAACCCGTTCGGGATGAAGGATCGTGTAGCCAAGCAGATTATTCTGGAAGCGAAGCGTACTGGAGAATTGAAAGAGGGCGCCCCCATTATCGAGAGCTCGTCTGGCACGATGGCTTGCGGCGTTGCGATGGTAGGAGCGTGTCTGGGGCATCAGGTTCATATCGTTACCGATCCGCGGATCGACTCGATTACGCTCGCAAAATTGACTTCGCTAGGCTGCAACATTGAGATCGTAGAGCGAATGGGCACGAACGGATGGCAGAGCGCACGTCTGCAACGGCTTCACGAGATGATGGATAGGCTCCCGGGGGCGTATTGGCCCAGACAATATGAAAATCCTAACAACCCCGTTGCGTACAGCGCACTTGCCGAGGAGGTCATGAGCGGTCTTGGACACGTAGACTTCCTCATCGCCGCAGTTGGAAGCGGGGGGTCTATGACAGGAACGGCTCGGGCTCTCAAGCGATATAATCCGAACCTCAAGGTGATTGCGGTCGATTGCACAGGAAGCGTAATCTTCGGACAGCCTGACCGTTCCGGCCGATTGCAGGGCGGGCTGGGCAATTCGATTATCGCTCCGAACGTAGATCATTCGCTTGTTGACGAGGTGCACTGGCTGAATGACGAAGAAGCATTTGCCGCGACGCTCGCCCTGGCGCGAGAACAGCAGATCTTTGCCGGCAACTCATCCGGCTCAGTCTACGTTGTAGCCAGATGGCTCCAATCCTGTGTTCCTCAACATACGAATATATTGGCCATCTTTCCAGATCGCGGCGACCGGTATGTAGATACCATCTATAGCCACCAGTATAGAGTGGTCAAGCAGATCGACGGCTTGGTCCTGCCGGAGGAGCCGCAGTTGGTTCCTTATCGGACCGTCGTCCATTCGTGGTCCTACGCAAGGCTAGAGGGAGTGGCTCAACGTGTCTAA